The following nucleotide sequence is from Halobacillus mangrovi.
CCTGGATGGTCGATCAAGGCAAAAAAGTGATCAAAGAAGCTGCCATGTTAAAGCTATATGGTTCTGAAGTATACAACCGTGTCGCAGATAAAGCTGTACAGGTTCATGGAGGTATTGGGTACATAGCGGATTACCCGATCGAACGATTTTTCAGAGATGCAAGGATTACGAGAATCTATGAAGGAACCTCAGAAATCCAGAAAAATATTATCGCCAGTCAATTGAAAAAGGAATACAGCCTTTAAAGAGGAGGGGATTGTGTGAGTGAACGTTACGTCATCGCAAGTGCTGTAAGAACTCCAATCGGACGGTATGGAGGCTCATTGAAAAATCTATCTTCTGGTCATTTAGCGGCGATAGTCATGAAGGAGGCTGTTAAGAGAGCTGGGTTGTCACCTGAGCAGGTGGATGAAGCGATTATAGGAGAAGTTCGTCAGACGACGGAGTCCTCCAACGTGGCCCGTGTCGCCGCTTTGCGTGCTGATATTCCTGAATCGTCGCCTGCTTATACGATCAATCGCTTGTGTGCTTCGGGCATGGAGGCTGTGGCGTCTGGGGTCCAGCAAATCGCTTTTGACCAGGCAGAAATCGTTGTAGCGGGTGGTACCGAAAGCATGAGCCGATCTCCAATTTACTTAAGAAACTCACGGTTCGGAGGGGACAAACCAGTATTAATAGATTCCAATACAGAAGCAGGCCAGCAGCCACAGGAAATCTACGGGCCAAGTCTGGGTATGGGTGTCACAGCTGAAAATGTTGCCGAGCGCTATTCGATTTCAAGGGAAGATCAAGATCGCTTTGCTATTGAAAGTCAACGACGAGCTGCTCATGCCCTGGAGATGGGAATTTTCAAAGATGAAATCACTCCTGTTCAAGTACAGGAAAAGAAGCGTAAAGTGACGGTGGATACAGATGAACATCCACGCCCGCAGACTACCCTGGACAAATTGGCGAGCTTGCGGCCTGTATTTAGAGAAAATGGAACGGTTACAGCCGGAAACGCTTGTGGAAGAAATGACGGGGCAACAGCTCTTGTAGTGATGAAAGAATCGAAAGCGAACGATTTAGGGATCACACCGCTCGTTCGTATTGTCGATTGGGCAGCAGCTGGAGTTTCACCTGAAATCATGGGAATTGGTCCTGTACCAGCTGTACAAAAACTTTTACAAAGGACAGGGAAGTCGGTTGGTAACATTGGACTTTTCGAATTGAACGAAGCTTTTGCCTCCCAATCGTTAGCGGTTATCAGACAACTCGGTCTTGATCATGAAAAAGTAAATGTGAACGGTGGAGCTATCGCTCTTGGGCACCCAGTAGGCGCAAGTGGTGCGAGGATTATGACCACTTTAATACACGAAATGAAAAGACGAGAGGAACAACATGGGATAGCTACACTGTGTGCTGGAGGAGGCCAGGGAATGGCCATGATGCTTGAGCTAATCTGAGGAGGTAAGGTGGATGACCACAACGATTGATGAAGTCAAGGAAAGCTTTGAAACAAGTCCGTTTTTCTCATTGGTCGGGTTTGAAATCACTCGATTTGAAGCTGGTCATGTGACTCTGGAATTGGAGGTTAAAGAAAAACTTCTGAATGCGAACGGCACCTTGCACGGAGGTGTCCATGCTTCCATGATCGACATCATTTTAGGCATGGCCATTCGTTCGGAAACAAAAACGAGATGTACAACGATTAATTTGAACACTCATTACCTTGCCCCCGTAAGCAGCGGAGTCATTACAGCAAAAGGAAGAATTCTGCAACAGGGGTACAAGATTGTAACGGCTGAAGGAGAACTGTTTGATGAAGCTGGACAGATGATTGCCAAAGGTACGGGCTCTTATAAATTAATTCGCTCAAAGAAATAGCCGAGAAGCTTTGTAGTATTGATCTGCAAAGCTTCTTTGCTGAGGTTAGGGAACAATGGATCGACGTTAGGAAACAATACAAGGGGGATAGGGAACAACAATACACCATCGTTAGGGAACAATTTCCGAACGAAGCGTTCAGGAACAATTCACACGCTTCCATTACGCTTCAGTTACAAAATTCGCTATAAGGTTTTATTTTTCTGATAAATCTGTAAACTTTATTGAAGACAAGGGAAAATCTGATGTATAATACCAAGTAGTATGTAAACGCATACATAGATGAATAACTTCTAAGAGGAGGGTTTTTTATGAGTGGAATATGGCTTGCGGTCGTTGGAGGCCTCGTATTCTTTCTTGGTTATCGGTATTATTCAAAATTCATTGCTGAAAAGATCTATCGGTTAGATCCAAATTATGTGACACCTGCACACCAGTACAAAGATGGTGTCGACTTTGTGCCGACGAACAAATTTGTGCTTTGGGGTCACCACTTTACATCCGTAGCTGGGGCAGCACCCATTGTCGGTCCTGCCATTGCGGTTTATTGGGGCTGGCTGCCTGCGGTTCTATGGGTATTGCTTGGAACAGTATTTGCAGCGGGGGTTCATGATTTTGGCACGCTTGTCTTGTCCGTCCGTAACAAAGGTCAATCCGTCGGTACATTAGCCAGTAAGCTGATTGGTCAAAAAGCGAAAGTTTTGTTTTTATTCATCATTTTATTGCTTGTATTAATGGTAAATGCCGTCTTTGCTTGGGTCATCGCGAACTTGTTTATTTCTTTTCCCGCTAGTGTCGTATCGGTATTTATCCAAATTCCGCTAGCCGTTTGGATCGGTTATAGTGTGTATAAGAAAAAAGGAAATATGTTACTGCCTTCGATTGTAGCACTTGCAGTCATGTATTTAGCAGCTATTGTGGCAAGCTACGTGCCTGCATTACAAATTGATCTCGTTAACTATTTTGGTGGGGAAGGTGCGACGACTCTATTTGGTATGAGCGCGACTTCGATGTCGTTCTTAGTCTGGATCATTGTTTTGATGGTCTATGTGTATATTGCATCGACGCTGCCTGTCTGGAAGTTGCTGCAGCCGCGTGATTACATCAACTCTCACCAATTGATTGTCGGTCTTGGACTTCTCTATTTAGGATTGCTTTTCACAAACCCTGAGATTACAGCACCAGTGACGAATGCGTCTGCTGATACATCCTGGTTCCCGCTTCTCTTTATTACCATTGCATGCGGAGCGATCTCTGGATTCCACGGATTAGTGTCCTCAGGGACGTCATCTAAACAGTTGAATAATGAAAAAGACGCTCGCTTTGTAGGATATTTAGGATCTGTCGGAGAAGGTGCGCTTGCTCTAGTAGCCATCATTGCTGTCGTCACATTCTTCCCTACACAGGGAGAATTTACAGCGACGTATAGCGGTTTTGCTGCAGCTAGTGGAGCAGGTCTGGGTGTGTTCATTCAAGGTGCAGGACAGCTTGCGTCAGGCCTTGGAATTCCGGCTATGGTTGCTTCTACAATTGTTTCTGTCATCGTCGTGAGCTTTGCGGCAACAACGTTGGACTCTTCTGTCCGGCTTATGCGCTATATCATTGCTGAACTTGGAACCGAATATAAGATCAAGCCACTTACGAAAACACATGTGGCGACAACTACTGCTGTTGTATCCAGTGCGATGCTAACCCTTATCCCGCAGGGGCCAAAAGGGTTTGGTTCAGGTGGTTATCTGCTATGGCCGTTGTTTGGAACATCCAACCAGCTTTTAGCAGGAATCAGCCTACTGTTAGTCTCCATCTGGCTACGCAATCAAGGACGTAATTACCTGCCTACTTTGCTTCCGATGTTGTTCATTATGTTTATGACACTATGGGCGATGATTGATCAAGTCGTCACAGAATGGGCCCCTTGGGCAGAAGGAAGCGACTGGATGTTATTCAGCTTTGGTGCCATCATTCTGGTGTTTACATTCTGGATTCTTTTAACAGCTATATCTGCGTTAAGCAAGGGAAATCGTGACTCTGCTCAAAGGAGTGCGTAACAAGTGCCGCACGTGCTCACGTGCGGCTTTCCTTTTCATCAAGAGGAGGGACTAAAGATGGTTGAAGTGATGATTCTTCGGGCGGAAAAGGAAATTGGAATGGGCTGTTGTGGTGGAGTCTGCAGTGATAAAGATGCACTTGTGCATATGGAAGATGAGTTCAAACATCACGATGAGGACAGGCAGAATCTCGGTGAGCTCTACCGAAAAACGATGACTGATTATGGAGATCAAGTAGAAATTACTTTTCTCGATCCCAGGAATGTATTAGCGATTACGGTTTACTTTTTGAAACAAGTGAAGGAAAGACAAATCTCTCCGTTTACTGCATGTCGTCATTTCTTCTTCCATATGAAATACAATGCGATTTTTGTTAATGGAAGAATGGTGGACGGCTTGAACGATTATCATACACAACTTAGAAAAGTGTTAAATACGTAAGGAGGGGTAGTATGACAAGAAAATATTCTATAAAAAGATTAGTAGAGCTTTACGATGAAATCCTCAGTCTACCTCACAAGCAAGAAATTGCGAGAGAATTGAGAGATGAGGATGATCTGTTCATGCTGCTTGTTTATTCCGATATGCTCGGTATTCCAAATCCGGCTTTTTATTATACGTTAGAATTATATCCATATATCATTGAGAAATTTCACGATTGGCACTTGCGGATGGGCATGGAGAAGTCGCCACTTGATGGGATAAGGTGCTGCTGAAATGACGGAAAAGGTGGACTCATAATGAAACAAATTTATGATAAGAAAATTTTATTCGTAGGAGGAAAAGGGGGAGTAGGTAAATCTACATCTTCTGCGGCTCTTGCTGTTGCATTCGCTCGAGAGGGATTAAAGACACTCGTCGTCTCTACGGACCCTGCTCATAACCTTGGCGATATTTTTCATAAAAAAGTGGATCACAAAAAAAACAAGCTCGAGGAGAATCTATGGGGAATGGAAATCGATCCTACCCTTGAATCCAAACGCTATATTGAAGGCGTGAAGGATAACCTGGAAGGACTTGTGAAATCGAAAATGGTCGAGGAAGTGCACCGTCAAATCGATATGGCAAGCGCTTCGCCCGGTGCCGATGAAGCGGCTCTATTTGACCGATTGATCTCCATTATCCTCGAAGAATCTGATCATTTTGATAAAATCGTATTTGATACAGCTCCGACAGGGCATACCATCCGTTTACTTACGTTACCAGAACTCATGGGCGTATGGATTGATGGAATGCTCGAGCGGAGGAAGAAAGTGAACCAGAATTACACAGAGCTTTTAAATGATGGTGATCCAGTCGATGATCCGATTTATTCGATCCTGCAAAATAGAAAAGAGAAGTTCGCTACTGTAAGAAAAATTATTTTAGACGAGGAACAGACGGGTTTTGCATTCGTCTTAATTCCTGAGCGTCTCCCTATTTTAGAAACAGAAAAAGCGATTGAACAGCTCGGGCAACACGATCTGCCCGTGAGAACACTAATTGTGAATAAGGTGCTGCCAGAGCACGCCGACGGTGCTTTTTTAGAGAAACGAAGAAAGCAGGAAAAAGCTTATTTGGATGAGATTGAAAAGCGTTTTCCTAAACAGCAGCTGATCCGGGTGCCATTGTTTGAGGAAGATGTATCGAATATGGAAAAGCTCGGTGTGTTTGCGGAGCATGTGCGAAGAAAAATTAGCGTATAGTAAAAGCCTCATGATTAAGTTCATGAGGCTTTTTGCATCCTATGGTTTTTCATTTATTTTACTAATCGGAACGTTTTCGATTTCACGTCGCGGCTGTTTGTTCCAACAAAAACTTCGAACTCTCCTGCATCACTTTTATGTTCCATGTTCGCATGATAGTAACGCAGTTGACTTTCGTTAAGCTGAAAGACGACTTCTTCTGTTTCACCTGGTTCTAATGAGATCTTTTTAAAGTCTTTCAGTTCTCTTAGTGGTCGTACAACGTCTCCGACAAGGTCACGAATATACAATTGGACAATTTCATCTCCAGCTTGATCACCGGTGTTGGATACGGTCGTTGTCACAGTCAATCGTTCATCATACTTCATTTCATCCGAAGACAAGGTAAGTGCTCCGTACTCAAATTGACTGTAGCTCAGTCCATAACCAAACGGGTAAAGGGGCTCATTCGGGATATCTAAATACTGAGAGACGTAACGTACTTGTGCATCGGGGGCATCCTTAGGGCGGCCGGTGCTATAGCGATTATAATAGATCGGAACCTGGCCAACCGAGTACGGCATCGACATCGTCAGCTTAGCTGAAGGATTTACTTTACCAAAGATAATGTCTGCCAGTGCATGGCCGCCTTCGGTCCCTGGATACCAGGCTTCAATTACAGCGTCAGCATTATCGATCACTTCTCTTACGTCCAAAGGTCGTCCGCTAAACAAAACAGCAACCACTGGTTTTCCTAGTTCCTTCATTTTTCTCAAAAAGTCGAGCTGCACTTCCGGAATACGAATGTCTGCCCGGCTGCCAGCTTCACCGCTCATGTCTGAACGTTCTCCTAAGGCAACAACAATTACTTCAGCTTTTTCCGCTTGTTCTAACGCAGATTGCAGTTGGTCTTCTGTACCTTCTTCAATACCACACCCTTCGGAAATAAATAGTTTCTCTTTTTCGATATGATTTAAGAAACCGGTATCGACAGTGATTGTATCTTCAGCGGATCCGCCCCAGGACCATGGCCCAAGAATGTCTGTACTTGTGGAAAAAGGGCCGACGAGGGCAGTTTTTTGATCGGAAGCCAGGGGCAATACTTCATCATTTTTTAATAGAACCATTGATTTGCTAGCGAGTTCTCGAGCTGTCTTGCGGTTCTCTTCAGATAGAATAACGGCTGCTTCTTTTTCCTCGCTGGTCCCTCTATAAGGATTTTCAAACAGGCCGAGCTTTTTCTTAAGTCTTAAAATACGCAGTACCGCTTCATCAACAATCGATTCCTCTAACGTTTCTTCATTGATCAATTCCTGCACATGGTTTGTATAGCAAGAGGTCATCATTTCAATATCTACACTTGACTTCATCGCTTTTTCGGCCGCTTGCTTCGCATCTTCCGCTACCCCGTGAGGAATCAGTTCTTTCACAGCTCCCCAGTCTGAGATCAACGGACCTTCAAATCCCCATTCACCTCTCAAAATACCTCTCATTAGCTCTTCATTGCCTGTCGAAGGCACACCGTTCAAAATATTGAAAGCGGTCATGACCATTTCGCAGCCTTCATCGAGAGCGGCCTTGTAAGCTGGGAGATAGTTTTCACGAAGCTGCCAATCGGACATATCAACCGTATTATAATCGCGGCCAGCTTCCGGGGCTCCATAAGCAGCGAAGTGTTTCACACATGCCGCTACTTTTGTATGATCGTTTTCAAGATCTCCTTGAAATCCGCGTACAAAGGAGCGAGCAAATTCACTATTCAAATGGGGATCCTCCCCTGTTCCTTCCATTACCCGTCCCCAACGTGGTTCTCGTGATAAGTCGACCATCGGTGCAAACGTGACATGAACACCGGAGGCAGCTGCTTCTTCCGCTGCAATAGCCGCACTCTTTTCTGCAAGCTCCAAATCCCAGGAGGAACCGATGGCAAGCGGGACAGGGAAGATCGTTTTAAACCCGTGTACGATATCCGACATAAATAATAAAGGAATACCGAGACGGTTTTCTTCCATATGTACCCTCTGAATATTGGTCGTTTCTTTTGCCCCTGAAGCACCGAGGACTGAACCTGTTTGTTTGATATCTTCTTCACTAATGTTCATTTGTACCATCGGGCCTGTTATTTCTCCTCGATCAGTCGCCCCTTTAAAGAATGGGGTTGCCAGCTGAACGAGTTGCCCGACTTTCTCTTCTATTGTCATTTGCTCTAGTAAATGAGTTAGGTTTACATCTGTCATAAGAATTCCTCCTCAAAGTTAAGTGAAACGTTTCGAATAAAATATAATTGCAGTATAAGTGTGTAGTGTTTATCCGTCAACCTATAAATTCCCTATTTAAAGGGTTTTTGCAATATTTTTTAAAAAATTCAGGAAAGGAGTTGAAAGCGGATACAAATTAAATTATAATGCAGTTATCGAAACGTTTCAATTAATAAATATCAAAGGAGTGCTTTTTCAGTGAAGTTGAAATTATTGACCTTGTTATCTGTACTCGTTTTATCTATGGCACTTGCGGGTTGTTCAAACAGCTCATCATCTGAAGGGGATGAAAACACCGTTACTGTGTGGGCGATGGGGGAAGAAGGTAAAAAACTTCAGGAGTTTAGTAAAAAGTTCGAAGAAAACAATCCAGATTTGACCGTAGATGTACAGGCTATTCCTTGGGATACTGCGCACGATAAATTACTTACAGCTGTAGCCTCAGGAAACGGACCGGATGTCGTGCAATTAGGAACAACATGGGTGCCGGAATTCGCTGAAGCTGGTGCACTGAAAGATTTGTCTGAATACATGGAAGACTATCCTAATTTTGCAAAAGAAAACTACTTTGATGGTTCTGTAACCTCGATGGAAAATGGTGATCAAGTTGTTGGAATTCCTTGGTATGTAGATACGCGAGTGATTTACTACCGTACGGACTTGTTAAAAGAAGCCGGCTATGAAGAACCACCAAAAACGTGGGATGAGCTGAAGGATGCGGCAACAAAGCTAGCCGATCGAGGCGAAGATTCTTACGGTCTTGATATCGACCGGAACGACCAGTCAACACCATTTGTTTTCGCATGGCAGAATGGATACGAAGCTGATTTGGAAAATAAAGATTTAAATGTGGATTCGCCTGAATTTAAAGAAGCGTTAAAGTATTATGCAAGCTATTTTGAAGAGGGATTAAGTCCAACTCAGGAAGGTATAGACATAGTCCAAGCCTTTAAAGAAGGTTCAAAACCTATGTTCTTCAGTGGTCCTTGGATGATCAATATCATCAATGATCAGGCTCCTGATCTTAAAGGGAAATGGGCGACGGCTGTCATGCCTACAAAAGAAACCAATACATCCATGATGGGTGGATCCCTGCTTTCTGTATTTGAAAGCTCTGACAACGTGGAAGGTGCATTGAAATACATCTCCTTCATGACAGATGTAGAGACACAAATGGACTGGTTGGATGAATCCAATACGCTTCCATCCCGTACCAAAGCTTGGGAAAAACCAGTGATGCAAGAAGATCCGAATTATGCCACTTTCGGAAAACAGTTGGAAAACACGAACCCAGGTTTACAGACTGAACACTTTGAACGAATTGCTCAAGAACTCCTTGCTTCGATTGAACGAATTACCGAAGGTGGAGCTGACTTAGATAAAGAACTAAAAGCGTTTAACCAAAAGGCTCAAGAGATCATTGAAGAATAAAACACAGCATTTGATGATGGGATGAGCGATCATTCCATCATCTTTTATCCATGTCATGTTCAGATAGGTGGTTTTCCATGAAACAATTCAAAAACAGACACCCGTATATGTTTATTGGACCGGCTGTCCTTTTGTTATCTTTATTCAGTCTGATTCCAATTGCCATAGCTTTCGTTATCAGTTTTACCAATATGGATTTAAAAGGATTGGCAGACTGGTCATCCATCACTTTTATCGGCTTCGAAAATTACAAAGATTTATTTTCAGACAGTACATTTATCAAATCGATTTATAATACGTTGTTCTATGTTGTGATTGGTGTGCCGCTGGTCATCATTTGCTCGCTGTCCATCGCGTTGTTGTTGAACTATGGAACAAGCTGGATCTTCAACACGTTCAGGGCTGTCTATTATATGCCTTCCATCACCAATATCATCGCCGTGGCGGTCATTTGGGGATATCTTTACAATACCGAATACGGCTTGTTCAATTTTTTGCTCTCCTTTCTTTCTGTTGAAAACGTTCCCTGGTTAGAAGAGCCGACGATTGCAAAAATATCGTTGATTCTTCTAGCGGTATGGAAAGGGATCGGTATAAACATGATTATTTTCTTAGCTGCTCTTCAAGGGATACCGAAATCTTACTATGAGGCAGCTGAGATAGATGGAGCGAGCCGGTTGCAGGTGCTTTTCAATGTAACATTGCCGCTCTTGCGCTATGCAACCTTCTTTGTAACTGTGACAACACTGATCGGATGGATGCAATTCTTCGAAGAACCGTTTGTCATGACGGATGGCGGACCATTGGACGGAACGATTTCAATCGCTCTATTTATCTATAAAGAAGGTTTCCAATTCAGCCAATTCGGCTATGCGGCTGCGGGATCCTTTATATTGTTTGCCATGATTATTGTCGTTACAGTCATCCAATTCAAATTCAGAAAATCAGATACGGAATATTAAGAGAGGGGAGTAGAAGCTTATGGCTGCAGCAACGAAGAAGAGCAAACTCGAAAAATCGATTGTCATTTTCATTATGGTTGTAGGTGGAATCCTCGTTTCGATTCCGTTTATCTGGATGATTTCCAGTTCCTTTAAGCCGGAGAGTGAAGTGCTGGCGATCCCGCCAACCATCATTCCGGACAACCCGACGATCGAGAATTATATCCAATTATTTACGAATATGAATTTCGCTGTTTACTTACGGAATACCTTAATTATTGTGTTGTTTTCGTTCTTAGGTCTATTATTTAATGCCATGGCCGGATATGGTTTTGCAAAATACGACTTTAGAGGCCGGGAGAAAATCTTTTACATCGTTTTGGCTACTATGATGATCCCGGGGCAAGTCACGATGATTCCCGTTTACCTTTTGCTTAATTACATGGGGCTGACAAATACCATGACAGGGATTGTGCTCCCAGGTCTAGCCGTTGCCTTTAGTATTTTCTTATTCCGTCAGTTCATGACGACCATTCCAGATGACTTGATTGAGGCGGCGAGACTCGATGGAGCAGGAGAGTTTTATATCTTCTTCCGACTGGTCGTTCCGATTGCGAAGCCGATCTTTGCCGTCCAGGGCATCTTGACGTTTATTGCCGGTTGGAACAGCTTCCTATGGCCGTTAATCATTGCGAATGATGAAAGTTTATATACGCTTTCTGTCGGCCTGTCCTTGCTGCAAGGGCAATATGCGAATAACTTTGCCTTGCAGATGGCTGGTGCCGCATTCATGGTCGTGCCGATCATCATTATCTTCGCCTTTTTCCAAAA
It contains:
- a CDS encoding carbohydrate ABC transporter permease, which gives rise to MAAATKKSKLEKSIVIFIMVVGGILVSIPFIWMISSSFKPESEVLAIPPTIIPDNPTIENYIQLFTNMNFAVYLRNTLIIVLFSFLGLLFNAMAGYGFAKYDFRGREKIFYIVLATMMIPGQVTMIPVYLLLNYMGLTNTMTGIVLPGLAVAFSIFLFRQFMTTIPDDLIEAARLDGAGEFYIFFRLVVPIAKPIFAVQGILTFIAGWNSFLWPLIIANDESLYTLSVGLSLLQGQYANNFALQMAGAAFMVVPIIIIFAFFQKYIVEGFTMSGLK
- a CDS encoding sugar ABC transporter substrate-binding protein, with translation MKLKLLTLLSVLVLSMALAGCSNSSSSEGDENTVTVWAMGEEGKKLQEFSKKFEENNPDLTVDVQAIPWDTAHDKLLTAVASGNGPDVVQLGTTWVPEFAEAGALKDLSEYMEDYPNFAKENYFDGSVTSMENGDQVVGIPWYVDTRVIYYRTDLLKEAGYEEPPKTWDELKDAATKLADRGEDSYGLDIDRNDQSTPFVFAWQNGYEADLENKDLNVDSPEFKEALKYYASYFEEGLSPTQEGIDIVQAFKEGSKPMFFSGPWMINIINDQAPDLKGKWATAVMPTKETNTSMMGGSLLSVFESSDNVEGALKYISFMTDVETQMDWLDESNTLPSRTKAWEKPVMQEDPNYATFGKQLENTNPGLQTEHFERIAQELLASIERITEGGADLDKELKAFNQKAQEIIEE
- the bglX gene encoding beta-glucosidase BglX, which translates into the protein MTDVNLTHLLEQMTIEEKVGQLVQLATPFFKGATDRGEITGPMVQMNISEEDIKQTGSVLGASGAKETTNIQRVHMEENRLGIPLLFMSDIVHGFKTIFPVPLAIGSSWDLELAEKSAAIAAEEAAASGVHVTFAPMVDLSREPRWGRVMEGTGEDPHLNSEFARSFVRGFQGDLENDHTKVAACVKHFAAYGAPEAGRDYNTVDMSDWQLRENYLPAYKAALDEGCEMVMTAFNILNGVPSTGNEELMRGILRGEWGFEGPLISDWGAVKELIPHGVAEDAKQAAEKAMKSSVDIEMMTSCYTNHVQELINEETLEESIVDEAVLRILRLKKKLGLFENPYRGTSEEKEAAVILSEENRKTARELASKSMVLLKNDEVLPLASDQKTALVGPFSTSTDILGPWSWGGSAEDTITVDTGFLNHIEKEKLFISEGCGIEEGTEDQLQSALEQAEKAEVIVVALGERSDMSGEAGSRADIRIPEVQLDFLRKMKELGKPVVAVLFSGRPLDVREVIDNADAVIEAWYPGTEGGHALADIIFGKVNPSAKLTMSMPYSVGQVPIYYNRYSTGRPKDAPDAQVRYVSQYLDIPNEPLYPFGYGLSYSQFEYGALTLSSDEMKYDERLTVTTTVSNTGDQAGDEIVQLYIRDLVGDVVRPLRELKDFKKISLEPGETEEVVFQLNESQLRYYHANMEHKSDAGEFEVFVGTNSRDVKSKTFRLVK
- a CDS encoding carbohydrate ABC transporter permease — its product is MKQFKNRHPYMFIGPAVLLLSLFSLIPIAIAFVISFTNMDLKGLADWSSITFIGFENYKDLFSDSTFIKSIYNTLFYVVIGVPLVIICSLSIALLLNYGTSWIFNTFRAVYYMPSITNIIAVAVIWGYLYNTEYGLFNFLLSFLSVENVPWLEEPTIAKISLILLAVWKGIGINMIIFLAALQGIPKSYYEAAEIDGASRLQVLFNVTLPLLRYATFFVTVTTLIGWMQFFEEPFVMTDGGPLDGTISIALFIYKEGFQFSQFGYAAAGSFILFAMIIVVTVIQFKFRKSDTEY
- a CDS encoding carbon starvation CstA family protein gives rise to the protein MSGIWLAVVGGLVFFLGYRYYSKFIAEKIYRLDPNYVTPAHQYKDGVDFVPTNKFVLWGHHFTSVAGAAPIVGPAIAVYWGWLPAVLWVLLGTVFAAGVHDFGTLVLSVRNKGQSVGTLASKLIGQKAKVLFLFIILLLVLMVNAVFAWVIANLFISFPASVVSVFIQIPLAVWIGYSVYKKKGNMLLPSIVALAVMYLAAIVASYVPALQIDLVNYFGGEGATTLFGMSATSMSFLVWIIVLMVYVYIASTLPVWKLLQPRDYINSHQLIVGLGLLYLGLLFTNPEITAPVTNASADTSWFPLLFITIACGAISGFHGLVSSGTSSKQLNNEKDARFVGYLGSVGEGALALVAIIAVVTFFPTQGEFTATYSGFAAASGAGLGVFIQGAGQLASGLGIPAMVASTIVSVIVVSFAATTLDSSVRLMRYIIAELGTEYKIKPLTKTHVATTTAVVSSAMLTLIPQGPKGFGSGGYLLWPLFGTSNQLLAGISLLLVSIWLRNQGRNYLPTLLPMLFIMFMTLWAMIDQVVTEWAPWAEGSDWMLFSFGAIILVFTFWILLTAISALSKGNRDSAQRSA
- a CDS encoding PaaI family thioesterase, with product MTTTIDEVKESFETSPFFSLVGFEITRFEAGHVTLELEVKEKLLNANGTLHGGVHASMIDIILGMAIRSETKTRCTTINLNTHYLAPVSSGVITAKGRILQQGYKIVTAEGELFDEAGQMIAKGTGSYKLIRSKK
- a CDS encoding thiolase family protein — its product is MSERYVIASAVRTPIGRYGGSLKNLSSGHLAAIVMKEAVKRAGLSPEQVDEAIIGEVRQTTESSNVARVAALRADIPESSPAYTINRLCASGMEAVASGVQQIAFDQAEIVVAGGTESMSRSPIYLRNSRFGGDKPVLIDSNTEAGQQPQEIYGPSLGMGVTAENVAERYSISREDQDRFAIESQRRAAHALEMGIFKDEITPVQVQEKKRKVTVDTDEHPRPQTTLDKLASLRPVFRENGTVTAGNACGRNDGATALVVMKESKANDLGITPLVRIVDWAAAGVSPEIMGIGPVPAVQKLLQRTGKSVGNIGLFELNEAFASQSLAVIRQLGLDHEKVNVNGGAIALGHPVGASGARIMTTLIHEMKRREEQHGIATLCAGGGQGMAMMLELI
- a CDS encoding cory-CC-star protein, whose product is MTRKYSIKRLVELYDEILSLPHKQEIARELRDEDDLFMLLVYSDMLGIPNPAFYYTLELYPYIIEKFHDWHLRMGMEKSPLDGIRCC
- a CDS encoding ArsA family ATPase, whose amino-acid sequence is MKQIYDKKILFVGGKGGVGKSTSSAALAVAFAREGLKTLVVSTDPAHNLGDIFHKKVDHKKNKLEENLWGMEIDPTLESKRYIEGVKDNLEGLVKSKMVEEVHRQIDMASASPGADEAALFDRLISIILEESDHFDKIVFDTAPTGHTIRLLTLPELMGVWIDGMLERRKKVNQNYTELLNDGDPVDDPIYSILQNRKEKFATVRKIILDEEQTGFAFVLIPERLPILETEKAIEQLGQHDLPVRTLIVNKVLPEHADGAFLEKRRKQEKAYLDEIEKRFPKQQLIRVPLFEEDVSNMEKLGVFAEHVRRKISV